One window of Thermacetogenium phaeum DSM 12270 genomic DNA carries:
- a CDS encoding type II toxin-antitoxin system HicB family antitoxin produces MPKYVYPAIFDPNEHGGYTVTFPDLPGCVTEGDTLDEALKMAAEAMALHLYGMEEDGDEIPVPSNPVEVKLPEDASPGAFVTLIQARTEPIRDETQNRAIKKTLTIPKWLNDAAEKEGINFSQVLQYALKEQLGFVDKHFFNRYMMD; encoded by the coding sequence ATGCCTAAATACGTTTATCCTGCGATTTTTGATCCCAACGAACATGGCGGGTACACTGTTACGTTTCCCGACCTTCCCGGTTGTGTAACGGAAGGCGATACTCTGGACGAAGCATTAAAGATGGCTGCCGAAGCCATGGCTCTCCACTTGTATGGCATGGAGGAGGACGGCGATGAAATTCCGGTTCCTTCCAACCCTGTGGAAGTAAAATTACCGGAAGATGCAAGCCCTGGCGCCTTCGTAACCCTAATCCAGGCTCGTACAGAACCTATTCGTGACGAGACACAAAATCGGGCGATCAAGAAAACATTAACTATACCCAAGTGGCTCAATGACGCAGCCGAAAAAGAAGGAATAAACTTCTCTCAAGTCCTTCAGTACGCTTTAAAGGAACAACTTGGCTTTGTTGACAAACACTTCTTCAACCGATATATGATGGATTAA
- a CDS encoding DUF1670 domain-containing protein — translation MNRRELYRPLVERTLVNYQVQYLARRYDFGKESLVARLLVEEINRRMEEMESVLGIERVKPFELYVQKAQSQARLPLFCPEYLDPILGGGDFGMARQLILERCLQSYHMGFPKGGRGDLVRIIDPWSLVRKKGPSSYVDQLCQDIQPYSKTDAASWDCMIEQIQPVLPADRLQAPDLLAPGRVLKELTEFVAAEAGLGRVVARQLVEEVIALRHICCPRTKELKPYEMPLIVTHVSARLSEDVSTRFRQLTPVIITVWKPEELEQQPDTVPGFLEQLKRRIVRVCFEAYRQNGLLTLMELQWIFQLSSARISELIRSVQREHNLVVPTPGTILDAGRSMTHKDVIVGLHLQGYTVKDIARMTHHSPRAVDNYIGTFEAVLILYLFGVPPELMARLLKRGISLINEHLKLVREHYRDHQEIKEYLASKGVKI, via the coding sequence ATGAACCGCCGCGAACTCTACCGGCCGCTGGTGGAAAGAACTCTCGTCAACTACCAGGTGCAGTACCTGGCCCGCAGGTACGACTTCGGCAAGGAGTCGCTGGTCGCCCGGCTCCTGGTAGAAGAGATCAACCGCCGCATGGAAGAGATGGAGTCCGTCCTGGGCATCGAGCGGGTGAAGCCCTTCGAACTGTACGTGCAAAAGGCTCAGAGCCAGGCCCGCCTGCCTCTGTTTTGCCCCGAGTATCTGGATCCGATCCTCGGCGGCGGGGACTTCGGCATGGCCAGGCAGCTGATCCTGGAGCGCTGCCTCCAAAGTTACCACATGGGGTTTCCCAAGGGCGGCCGGGGCGACCTCGTGCGCATCATCGACCCCTGGTCGCTGGTGCGTAAGAAAGGGCCCTCCAGCTATGTTGATCAACTGTGCCAGGATATCCAGCCCTACAGCAAGACGGATGCGGCATCCTGGGACTGCATGATTGAACAAATTCAGCCAGTCCTGCCTGCTGACCGCCTGCAGGCGCCGGATTTGCTGGCACCAGGGCGGGTGCTCAAGGAACTGACAGAATTCGTGGCGGCGGAGGCCGGGCTCGGGCGGGTGGTGGCCCGCCAGTTGGTGGAAGAGGTGATCGCCCTGCGCCACATCTGCTGCCCGCGAACCAAGGAGTTAAAGCCATACGAGATGCCTCTCATCGTGACCCATGTCAGCGCCCGCCTCTCGGAAGACGTCAGTACCCGCTTCAGGCAGTTGACGCCGGTGATTATCACCGTCTGGAAGCCCGAGGAGCTTGAGCAGCAGCCGGACACCGTGCCGGGATTCCTGGAGCAACTTAAGAGGCGTATCGTGCGGGTCTGCTTCGAGGCCTACCGCCAGAACGGCCTCTTGACTCTGATGGAGCTGCAGTGGATCTTCCAGTTAAGTTCTGCCCGCATCTCGGAATTGATTCGCAGCGTGCAGCGGGAACATAACCTGGTAGTGCCCACCCCGGGGACTATCCTTGATGCCGGGAGAAGCATGACACACAAGGATGTGATCGTCGGCCTGCATCTACAGGGCTACACGGTTAAAGACATTGCCCGGATGACTCATCACTCACCACGGGCGGTGGATAACTACATCGGAACCTTCGAAGCAGTCCTGATTTTGTATTTGTTCGGTGTTCCACCTGAGCTTATGGCACGCCTCTTGAAAAGGGGGATCTCCTTGATAAATGAGCACCTGAAACTTGTCCGGGAACACTACCGGGATCATCAGGAGATCAAGGAATATCTAGCTTCCAAGGGGGTGAAAATTTAA
- the lonC gene encoding Lon family ATP-dependent protease, producing the protein MPGGCKEKNSAWEEEKKAGRRGFKRSEIKGRVAALYQILADVYGSERLILRASKLGVLKAMRSNMVGEQVLALQKLIQGDPTISRAPLMKDIPEILDDLEDTLAQMMARRVVEEDLERKIAEKLQERQDQYLNEMREQLLKEKGTPENAATLKKLAVLEKKKQVHLNESIGAVLRPRTPEEIIGQERALKALIAKLAAPYPQHILLYGPPGVGKTSAARIALEHVKSRGDSIFQPDAPFVEVDGTTLRWDPRDVTNPLIGSVHDPIYQGARRELAESGVPEPKPGLVTEAHGGILFIDEIGDVDPILQNKLLKVMEDKRVYFDSSYYEPNDPNIPEYIKKLFEEGAPADFVLIGATTRSPEEISPAFRSRCAEIFFDCLTPEDVQKVLHQAARKLEVALEPGVAESISDYTVDARKATNVLVDAYAVARYRRGGTGKRILVTMEDLQEVLQVSRMTPHVTTHAAACGEIGRVFGLAVSGFLGTIIEIEAVAFPARDSRRGIVRFNDAAGTMAKDSVFNALAVYRKLTGKDAADYDIHVNIVGGGRVDGPSAGAAIFLAIYSAIEGVPLRQDVAVTGELSIQGRVKAVGGISEKIYGARQIGARKVIAPAENTRDLPGELWGITVVGVRNIDEALPHVLFSGERPEGA; encoded by the coding sequence ATGCCAGGGGGATGCAAAGAGAAGAATTCTGCCTGGGAAGAGGAGAAGAAAGCCGGTCGACGGGGGTTCAAAAGGAGCGAGATCAAGGGGCGGGTCGCTGCTCTCTACCAGATACTGGCGGACGTCTACGGTTCGGAAAGGCTTATTCTCAGGGCCAGCAAGCTGGGAGTTCTCAAGGCCATGCGCTCCAACATGGTGGGGGAGCAGGTGCTGGCCCTTCAGAAGCTCATCCAGGGGGATCCCACCATCAGCCGGGCACCCCTGATGAAGGATATACCGGAGATCCTGGATGATCTTGAGGATACCCTTGCCCAGATGATGGCCCGGCGGGTTGTCGAGGAAGACCTGGAGAGGAAGATTGCCGAGAAACTCCAGGAGCGGCAGGATCAGTACCTGAACGAGATGCGGGAGCAGCTGCTCAAGGAGAAAGGAACGCCGGAGAACGCCGCTACCCTAAAAAAGCTGGCCGTCCTGGAAAAAAAGAAGCAGGTGCATCTGAACGAATCGATCGGTGCTGTGCTGCGGCCGCGCACCCCGGAGGAGATCATCGGGCAGGAGCGCGCCTTAAAAGCCTTGATCGCCAAGCTGGCCGCCCCTTACCCTCAGCACATCCTGCTCTACGGCCCCCCGGGCGTAGGGAAGACCTCTGCCGCCCGCATCGCCCTGGAGCACGTCAAGTCTCGGGGAGACAGCATCTTCCAGCCCGATGCTCCCTTTGTCGAGGTGGACGGGACCACCCTGCGCTGGGACCCCCGGGACGTCACCAACCCCCTCATCGGTTCGGTGCACGATCCCATTTATCAGGGGGCGCGGCGTGAGCTGGCGGAGAGCGGGGTCCCCGAGCCGAAGCCCGGTCTGGTTACCGAGGCCCACGGGGGGATTCTGTTTATCGACGAGATCGGGGACGTCGATCCGATTCTCCAAAACAAGCTGTTAAAGGTGATGGAGGACAAGAGGGTCTACTTCGATTCTTCTTATTACGAACCGAACGACCCCAACATCCCGGAATACATCAAGAAGCTCTTTGAAGAAGGAGCGCCCGCGGACTTCGTTCTCATCGGGGCGACCACCCGCTCCCCGGAGGAGATCAGCCCTGCCTTCCGCTCCCGGTGTGCCGAGATCTTCTTTGACTGCTTAACACCAGAGGACGTCCAGAAGGTTTTACACCAGGCTGCCCGCAAGCTGGAGGTGGCTCTCGAACCGGGGGTTGCCGAATCCATCAGCGATTATACCGTAGATGCCCGCAAGGCGACCAACGTCCTGGTGGATGCCTATGCCGTCGCCCGCTATCGCAGGGGCGGCACCGGCAAGCGTATCCTGGTGACCATGGAGGACCTGCAGGAGGTTCTCCAGGTGAGCAGGATGACACCCCATGTCACCACCCATGCCGCTGCCTGTGGGGAGATCGGGAGGGTGTTCGGCCTGGCTGTCTCAGGTTTCCTGGGGACGATCATCGAGATCGAGGCCGTTGCCTTCCCGGCGCGGGACTCCCGGCGCGGCATCGTCCGCTTCAATGACGCTGCGGGGACGATGGCCAAGGACTCGGTCTTTAACGCCTTGGCCGTCTACCGGAAGTTGACCGGGAAGGATGCCGCCGACTACGACATCCACGTCAACATTGTCGGTGGGGGCAGGGTGGACGGCCCTTCCGCCGGAGCCGCCATTTTTCTCGCCATTTACAGCGCCATCGAAGGGGTTCCCCTGCGCCAGGATGTGGCGGTGACCGGAGAGCTTTCCATCCAGGGTCGGGTTAAGGCAGTAGGCGGCATTTCCGAGAAGATTTACGGCGCCCGCCAGATCGGGGCGCGCAAGGTTATCGCTCCCGCCGAGAACACAAGGGATCTGCCGGGGGAACTCTGGGGGATCACCGTTGTCGGTGTCCGGAACATCGACGAGGCCCTTCCCCATGTTCTGTTTTCCGGTGAACGCCCGGAGGGTGCCTGA
- a CDS encoding type II toxin-antitoxin system HicA family toxin yields the protein MSSREIIKLLEEDGWYLVGVAGSHHQFKHPTKPGKVTVPHPRKSLAPKTFKSILKQAGLLK from the coding sequence TTGTCTTCCCGCGAAATAATCAAATTGCTTGAAGAGGACGGTTGGTACTTGGTGGGGGTCGCGGGAAGTCATCATCAGTTCAAACACCCAACAAAACCTGGCAAAGTAACCGTCCCTCACCCAAGAAAATCTCTAGCACCAAAAACATTCAAGTCAATACTTAAGCAGGCCGGGCTCCTTAAGTAA
- a CDS encoding single-stranded DNA-binding protein, with product MFLNRVILIGRSTREPELRFTGSGTAVANFTLAVDRPFLNARGERETDFIRVVVWRKLAETCANYMGKGRLVAVEGRLQVRSYQTPEGQTRTATEVVADTVRFLDRAREGATAAGPTGPEAAPESGEEPGFLDDPVFNDEGFGMEEPPF from the coding sequence TTGTTTCTTAACCGGGTGATCTTGATCGGCCGCAGTACTCGGGAGCCGGAACTGCGGTTTACCGGCTCCGGGACGGCAGTGGCCAATTTTACCCTTGCCGTAGACCGGCCGTTCCTGAATGCCCGTGGTGAGCGGGAAACCGATTTCATCAGGGTTGTGGTCTGGAGAAAGCTCGCTGAGACCTGCGCCAACTACATGGGTAAAGGGCGCCTGGTGGCCGTCGAGGGGCGCCTGCAGGTGCGTTCCTATCAGACGCCGGAAGGGCAGACGCGAACTGCCACGGAGGTTGTAGCTGATACGGTAAGGTTTCTGGATCGTGCCCGTGAGGGAGCTACAGCCGCCGGGCCTACCGGGCCGGAGGCGGCTCCGGAATCCGGAGAAGAGCCCGGCTTCCTGGACGATCCTGTTTTTAACGATGAGGGTTTCGGTATGGAGGAACCGCCGTTTTAA
- the rplI gene encoding 50S ribosomal protein L9, translated as MKVILREDVKNLGKKGDIVEVSEGHGRNYLIPRGLAVPVTRGVLKEASLIADGRAKKEERLLKNARELASRLDGMTVTLPARAGEGGKLYGAVTSRDIAAALERLLGRKVDKKKIELPEPIKALGVFPVQIRLHPGVQVEIRVNVVAADS; from the coding sequence ATGAAGGTTATCTTGCGGGAAGACGTTAAGAATCTGGGGAAAAAGGGGGATATCGTCGAAGTATCGGAGGGGCACGGTCGCAACTACCTGATCCCTCGCGGCCTGGCGGTTCCGGTTACCCGGGGGGTGCTGAAGGAAGCCTCTCTGATCGCCGACGGCCGCGCCAAAAAGGAAGAGCGCCTCTTGAAGAACGCCCGGGAGCTGGCCTCCCGGCTTGATGGGATGACCGTAACCCTGCCCGCCCGTGCCGGTGAGGGTGGGAAGCTCTACGGAGCGGTGACGAGCCGGGATATCGCCGCCGCCCTGGAGCGCCTTCTCGGCCGGAAGGTGGACAAGAAGAAGATCGAGCTTCCCGAACCCATCAAGGCCCTGGGAGTTTTCCCGGTGCAGATCCGGCTGCACCCGGGTGTTCAGGTGGAAATACGGGTCAACGTAGTTGCTGCTGATTCCTGA
- the rpsR gene encoding 30S ribosomal protein S18, with product MKRERGKKKKKVCSFCVERVDTIDYKDVYRLRKYITERGKILPRRISGNCAYHQRRLTTAIKRARNVALLPFTVE from the coding sequence TTGAAGCGCGAGCGCGGGAAGAAGAAAAAAAAGGTCTGCAGCTTCTGCGTGGAGCGTGTGGATACGATAGATTACAAGGATGTCTACAGACTGCGGAAGTACATTACCGAGCGGGGCAAGATCCTGCCGCGGCGGATTTCAGGGAACTGTGCCTATCATCAGCGCCGCTTGACGACGGCAATCAAGCGGGCGCGCAATGTTGCCCTGCTGCCCTTCACTGTGGAATAG
- the rpsF gene encoding 30S ribosomal protein S6, giving the protein MGSLRPYEILFILKPDLEEEATTAAIDRFANLIQQNQGSVEQISRWGKRRLAYEIAGYREGYYTLILFQGEPATAKELDRVMLLTDEVLRHIIVRRDAA; this is encoded by the coding sequence GTGGGAAGTTTGCGGCCTTATGAGATTCTTTTCATCCTCAAGCCGGATCTTGAGGAGGAGGCGACGACTGCCGCCATCGATAGGTTCGCAAACCTGATCCAGCAGAATCAAGGATCTGTCGAGCAGATCAGCCGTTGGGGAAAGAGGCGGTTGGCCTACGAGATCGCGGGCTACCGCGAGGGCTACTACACCCTGATCCTATTCCAGGGTGAACCGGCAACGGCAAAAGAGCTGGATCGGGTGATGCTCCTTACCGATGAAGTGCTGCGCCACATCATAGTCAGGCGCGATGCCGCATAA
- a CDS encoding DUF1670 domain-containing protein, translating into MGRAKEYRQRLKYQVASARKKTLESLLAVRFIEELGMSETEARLLGYRTSRWISNQPGIRGPNQILSDAVSGRDAFSRKHKALKKIRLTPYDIEDLDLELEFGLSTMQAGRILRLIEEAYRQDALLSAKQLTVLCNITPTSLRSRLAGLRREGMWVPVAGLPRVDRERGGMLRSAWALARYLDGESLSEVRRTAALSREAFRQLWSRFSHVARSILKGRFKQGDPEEEAWAAIVHVVPEKTLLPLLEEPGVPPSFGDWASFMNELMVDFALSPVKARALREIAEEMLTALSDSRPDGDVVYWAVASTEPAGKPLEACRLVPVSLTLIDPEDVPPPDVDRDLNRLSDIKFRKVLRYATQAKYAGGYLTYADLGYLLGIHPEAISRLVRSHPAVAVPLRGMECDIGRGVTHRKKIIKLYLEMHTETEIVARTGHSYEAIENYLKEFAAVLVLSERGLTVPLIRRVTGRSVKLINTYLELIQEYSGPEYAFRLHHLRKVFELHEDELKKSLRGVKR; encoded by the coding sequence GTGGGAAGAGCCAAGGAATACCGTCAACGCCTGAAATACCAGGTGGCATCAGCCCGCAAGAAGACTCTGGAGAGCCTGCTCGCCGTTCGTTTTATCGAGGAACTCGGCATGAGCGAGACCGAGGCCCGGTTGCTGGGGTACCGGACCTCCAGGTGGATTTCCAATCAGCCGGGGATACGGGGCCCGAATCAGATCCTGTCTGACGCCGTGTCCGGACGGGATGCCTTTTCTCGAAAGCATAAAGCACTGAAAAAGATCAGGCTCACCCCCTACGACATTGAAGATTTAGACCTGGAGCTGGAGTTCGGGCTGTCCACCATGCAGGCTGGCCGCATCCTCCGCTTGATCGAGGAGGCCTACCGCCAGGATGCCCTCTTGAGCGCCAAACAGCTGACCGTGCTCTGTAACATCACGCCCACCTCCCTCAGGAGCCGCCTGGCGGGACTGCGCCGGGAAGGAATGTGGGTACCGGTAGCCGGTCTCCCCAGGGTCGACCGGGAGCGTGGTGGCATGTTGCGCTCTGCCTGGGCGCTGGCCAGATACCTGGATGGAGAGTCCCTGTCGGAAGTCAGACGAACGGCTGCTCTATCCCGGGAAGCGTTCCGGCAGCTGTGGTCCCGCTTTTCCCACGTTGCCCGCTCGATCCTAAAGGGTAGGTTTAAGCAGGGCGATCCCGAGGAGGAGGCCTGGGCGGCCATCGTACATGTAGTCCCGGAGAAGACCCTGCTTCCCCTTTTGGAAGAGCCGGGCGTACCCCCTTCCTTCGGGGATTGGGCATCTTTCATGAATGAACTCATGGTGGACTTTGCTCTGTCACCCGTCAAGGCCAGGGCTTTGAGAGAAATAGCGGAGGAGATGCTGACTGCCCTCTCCGACAGCCGGCCTGACGGGGACGTGGTGTACTGGGCGGTAGCCAGCACCGAGCCGGCCGGCAAGCCCCTGGAGGCCTGCCGTCTGGTACCGGTGAGCCTTACCCTAATAGACCCGGAGGATGTGCCGCCGCCGGATGTGGACCGGGACTTAAACCGCCTTAGCGATATCAAGTTCCGGAAAGTTCTGCGCTATGCCACTCAGGCCAAATACGCCGGGGGCTACCTGACCTATGCCGACCTGGGCTACCTGCTGGGTATCCACCCCGAGGCGATCTCCCGCCTGGTGCGGTCCCACCCCGCCGTGGCGGTGCCCTTAAGGGGGATGGAGTGCGATATCGGACGCGGGGTCACTCACCGCAAAAAGATCATCAAGCTCTATCTGGAGATGCATACCGAGACCGAGATCGTCGCCCGCACGGGGCACTCCTACGAGGCCATAGAGAACTATCTCAAGGAATTCGCCGCAGTGCTGGTGCTGTCCGAACGCGGCCTGACCGTCCCCTTAATCCGGCGGGTGACCGGGCGATCAGTTAAGTTGATTAATACTTATCTGGAGTTGATTCAGGAATACTCCGGCCCCGAATACGCTTTCCGGCTACACCACCTGCGTAAAGTTTTTGAACTGCACGAGGACGAGCTAAAAAAAAGCCTGCGGGGTGTCAAGCGATGA
- a CDS encoding GGDEF domain-containing protein: MESSLYKNYKRKFFVGLGILLALTCLALARYNMLLGIFGFIVTLTGMYAFSYMDRQEEAAREREIKEEALSLVSAEAPEESPAAAAISLAFLQVDDYDEVFHSLPDEQRPLLVAAVDKFLREWAASLGAYLHKTGRDSYTLLLPLQELEALEQKEFSLLDEVRKINVGDHPPVTLSIGAARGVDAGNPARLGQLARQALNLAIERGGDQAVVKSPEHTWFYGGRTEAVGKRSQVRARVTAAELDRLLKTAKNVVLMGHVGMDFDALGAALGLAEIAGHYGKPAKIVIDRQGGAVERLFSLVAGHNPELLCEKEDAVELTSPQTLLVLVDVHRPQMVISPKLLSRAGSIVVIDHHRRGEEFPEHVKLSYIVPAASSTCELVGELAHYFPEEIHFSSLAATAMLAGLVVDTKRFTFGTSSRTFRVAAWLREAGAAPAVIRELFTDTLEVMLYRARILQSVEIVGGKYAVAGNDEPFAGAQVAASRAADNLLEIAGVTASFVLYPVEGGMRISARSTGAVNVHRVMEKLGGGGHFTVAAAFLPDVGMEEARRRLLNILHAELEEGR; the protein is encoded by the coding sequence GTGGAATCGAGTTTATACAAAAATTACAAGCGAAAGTTTTTCGTCGGTTTGGGGATTCTGCTGGCCTTGACCTGCCTGGCTCTGGCCAGATACAACATGTTGCTGGGGATATTCGGTTTTATCGTCACCCTGACGGGGATGTATGCCTTCTCCTATATGGACCGGCAGGAGGAAGCCGCCCGCGAGCGGGAGATCAAGGAGGAGGCGCTTTCTCTGGTAAGTGCAGAGGCTCCGGAGGAGAGTCCTGCCGCAGCCGCCATCAGCCTTGCCTTTCTGCAGGTCGACGATTACGATGAGGTCTTCCACAGCCTGCCCGATGAGCAGCGGCCGCTGCTGGTGGCCGCGGTTGACAAGTTTCTGCGGGAATGGGCGGCATCGCTCGGGGCCTACCTGCACAAGACCGGGAGGGACAGCTATACCCTCCTGTTGCCGCTTCAGGAGCTGGAAGCCCTGGAGCAGAAGGAGTTTTCCCTTTTGGATGAGGTGCGCAAGATCAACGTGGGGGACCATCCCCCTGTGACTTTGAGCATCGGTGCGGCCAGGGGTGTCGATGCGGGGAACCCCGCCCGGTTGGGGCAGCTTGCCAGGCAGGCCCTGAACCTCGCCATAGAGCGTGGGGGCGACCAGGCGGTCGTCAAAAGCCCGGAGCATACCTGGTTCTACGGGGGGCGCACCGAGGCGGTCGGCAAGCGCAGCCAGGTGCGGGCGCGGGTTACCGCCGCCGAACTCGACCGCCTCCTCAAGACGGCGAAAAATGTGGTGCTCATGGGACATGTGGGGATGGATTTCGACGCCCTGGGGGCGGCCCTGGGGCTGGCGGAGATCGCCGGCCATTACGGAAAACCCGCCAAAATTGTGATCGACAGGCAGGGGGGAGCTGTGGAGAGGCTCTTTTCCCTCGTTGCCGGGCACAACCCCGAGCTCCTCTGTGAAAAGGAGGATGCCGTTGAGCTTACGTCGCCTCAGACCCTGTTGGTCTTGGTGGACGTGCACCGCCCGCAGATGGTTATCTCACCGAAGCTTTTAAGCCGCGCCGGCTCGATCGTCGTCATTGACCACCACCGGAGAGGGGAGGAGTTCCCGGAACATGTTAAACTTTCCTACATAGTTCCGGCGGCCTCCTCCACCTGTGAACTGGTCGGGGAGCTGGCCCACTACTTCCCCGAGGAGATTCACTTTTCCTCGCTGGCTGCCACGGCCATGCTGGCCGGGCTGGTGGTGGACACCAAGAGGTTCACCTTCGGCACCAGCTCCCGCACCTTCCGGGTAGCGGCCTGGCTGCGGGAGGCAGGGGCTGCCCCTGCGGTGATCAGGGAGCTCTTTACCGATACCCTGGAGGTCATGCTCTACCGGGCGAGGATTTTGCAGAGCGTTGAGATCGTCGGGGGGAAATACGCTGTAGCCGGAAATGACGAGCCCTTTGCCGGAGCGCAGGTGGCGGCATCGCGCGCCGCCGACAATCTGCTGGAGATCGCCGGCGTTACCGCCTCTTTTGTGCTCTATCCGGTCGAGGGCGGGATGAGGATCAGCGCCCGCTCCACCGGAGCGGTCAACGTTCACCGGGTTATGGAAAAACTGGGGGGCGGTGGGCACTTCACTGTGGCGGCGGCCTTCCTGCCGGACGTCGGGATGGAGGAGGCGCGCCGCAGGCTCTTGAATATCTTGCATGCGGAGCTGGAGGAAGGGCGGTGA
- the dnaB gene encoding replicative DNA helicase, with amino-acid sequence MELLNRIPPHNLEAEQAVLGALLIAPESLATVAEILRPEDFYGEGHRAIYLTLKEMAEAGRPIDLLTVTEELQGKGLLEQVGGATYLATLAGAVPTAVHVEYYAGIVAEKGLLRSIIEACTRIASQGYEEGAESESLLDEAERMLLSLGERRQSRSYRSIRELLVETLEKIEQLYQRKGSVTGLPTGFTELDRITSGLQPSDLILLAARPSMGKTSLGLNIAQNVAVKSGVPVGIFSLEMSGDQVVQRLLCSEALVDQQRLRTGFLQEDDWPRLLKAATRLAEAPIFIDDTPAITLLELRSKARRLKLEHGIGLLVVDYLQLIQSGRRMENRVQEISEISRQLKSLARELDVPVLALSQLSRAVEQRGGDRRPLLSDLRESGSLEQDSDVVMFIYRDDYYNEDSEEKGVADIIIAKQRNGPVGTVKLAFLKEFTKFVNLEREEPPAFGGERDYGIEPEED; translated from the coding sequence ATGGAGCTCTTAAACCGCATTCCTCCCCACAACCTGGAGGCGGAACAGGCCGTTCTGGGAGCCCTGCTCATCGCGCCGGAGAGCCTGGCGACGGTGGCGGAGATATTGAGACCGGAGGACTTCTACGGAGAGGGGCACCGCGCCATCTACCTCACCCTTAAGGAGATGGCCGAGGCCGGCCGGCCCATCGACCTGTTGACCGTAACCGAGGAACTGCAGGGGAAGGGGCTGCTGGAACAGGTCGGGGGGGCGACCTATCTGGCCACCCTGGCCGGGGCGGTTCCCACCGCCGTTCACGTGGAGTACTACGCCGGGATTGTGGCGGAAAAGGGGCTTCTGCGCTCCATCATCGAGGCCTGTACCCGGATCGCCTCCCAGGGGTATGAGGAGGGAGCCGAGAGCGAGTCTCTCCTGGACGAAGCGGAACGGATGCTCCTCAGCCTGGGGGAAAGGCGCCAGAGCAGGAGCTACCGCTCCATCAGGGAGCTGCTGGTGGAAACGCTGGAAAAGATCGAGCAGCTTTACCAGAGGAAGGGGAGTGTGACCGGTTTGCCCACCGGCTTTACGGAGCTCGACCGGATTACCTCCGGACTGCAGCCCAGCGACCTCATCCTGCTGGCCGCCCGCCCGTCCATGGGAAAAACCTCTTTGGGGCTCAACATTGCCCAGAATGTTGCCGTCAAATCCGGCGTACCGGTGGGGATCTTCAGCCTGGAAATGTCCGGGGATCAGGTGGTGCAGCGGCTTCTCTGCTCCGAGGCCCTGGTGGACCAGCAGCGCCTGCGCACCGGGTTCCTCCAGGAAGACGACTGGCCGCGGCTGCTGAAAGCCGCCACCAGGCTGGCGGAGGCGCCCATCTTCATCGACGACACCCCGGCCATAACCCTGCTGGAACTGCGCAGCAAGGCCCGCCGCCTGAAGCTCGAACACGGTATCGGCCTGTTGGTGGTCGACTACCTGCAGCTCATTCAGTCCGGGAGGCGGATGGAGAACCGCGTCCAGGAGATCTCCGAGATCTCCCGGCAGCTCAAGTCTCTCGCCCGGGAGCTGGACGTTCCGGTGCTGGCCCTCTCCCAGCTCAGCCGCGCCGTGGAGCAGCGGGGGGGTGACCGCAGGCCTCTGCTCTCCGACCTGCGGGAGAGCGGGAGCCTGGAGCAGGACTCCGATGTGGTCATGTTCATCTACCGCGATGATTATTACAACGAGGATTCCGAAGAAAAGGGGGTTGCCGACATCATCATCGCCAAGCAGCGCAACGGCCCGGTCGGCACCGTCAAGCTGGCCTTCCTCAAGGAGTTCACCAAGTTCGTCAACCTGGAGAGGGAGGAACCCCCCGCTTTCGGTGGGGAGAGGGATTACGGGATTGAGCCCGAGGAGGATTGA
- a CDS encoding DUF951 domain-containing protein, which yields MRFSLGDVVRMKKQHPCGNDEWEILRVGMDFRIRCLKCGRQVMIPRAKFERSVKAVVREALSDEE from the coding sequence ATGCGGTTTAGCCTCGGCGATGTCGTGCGCATGAAAAAACAGCATCCCTGCGGGAATGACGAGTGGGAGATCCTGCGGGTGGGGATGGATTTCCGCATCCGCTGCCTGAAGTGTGGGCGCCAGGTGATGATCCCCAGGGCGAAGTTCGAAAGGAGCGTCAAGGCCGTGGTCAGGGAGGCGCTCTCGGATGAAGAGTAG